A window of the Hordeum vulgare subsp. vulgare chromosome 5H, MorexV3_pseudomolecules_assembly, whole genome shotgun sequence genome harbors these coding sequences:
- the LOC123399762 gene encoding uncharacterized protein LOC123399762 — MSNGRLQFNSRRGQLVEPDGGPTEEVGWRSQLEEPDAGAERGSHPGSQLEEPDRGAGRCGSQTTGRQLEQPNRGANPTRELACLGSGQPRSHLTVEQTGAAGPGASRSIWTEGHWPPPCFEMLSRLLELTRGSSPRHSSLHYECRVGPRWHSKCPI; from the coding sequence ATGTCCAACGGGAGACTGCAGTTTAATTCGCGTAGGGGCCAACTGGTGGAGCCGGACGGAGGGCCGACTGAAGAAGTCggatggaggagccagctagaggAGCCTGATGCGGGAGCCGAGCGGGGGAGCCATCCGGGGAGCCAGCTGGAGGAGCCGGACCGGGGAGCCGGCCGATGTGGGAGCCAGACGACCGGGAGGCAGCTAGAGCAGCCGAACCGGGGAGCTAACCCGACGAGGGAACTAGCCTGCCTCGGATCCGGCCAACCTAGGAGCCATCTAACCGTGGAGCAAACAGGAGCAGCCGGACCAGGAGCCAGCCGGAGCATCTGGACCGAGGGGCATTGGCCGCCTCCATGTTTTGAAATGTTGTCTCGTCTCCTTGAGCTTACACGGGGGTCATCCCCCCGTCACTCTTCATTACACTATGAGTGTCGTGTGGGTCCTCGATGGCACTCGAAGTGTCCTATTTAG